Proteins encoded within one genomic window of Xiphophorus maculatus strain JP 163 A chromosome 11, X_maculatus-5.0-male, whole genome shotgun sequence:
- the c11h5orf24 gene encoding UPF0461 protein C5orf24 homolog, translating into MMRQVTSSDFCMSSRPSCLAEDAHHPAAHFDLCASQPSKFYPPPPPGSLQMTLAPMALPAQSHKPLGCHRQDLLGADPRAPGKIPGLKGSEQTPGEAKKKTKGGGKSGRRGRPLGTTKLAGYRTSTGRPLGTTRAAGFKTSPGRPLGTTRAAGYKVSPGRPPGSIKGLSRLNKLAYSSSCSAAAFPYPLPHKDILCEPSCKDKAAAEDRLCTVSTSP; encoded by the coding sequence ATGATGCGCCAGGTGACCAGCAGCGACTTCTGCATGAGCAGCAGGCCGTCCTGCCTGGCGGAGGACGCTCACCACCCCGCCGCTCATTTCGACCTCTGCGCCTCGCAGCCCAGCAAGTTCTACCCGCCTCCGCCGCCGGGCTCCCTGCAGATGACGCTGGCGCCGATGGCCTTACCCGCCCAGAGCCACAAGCCGCTGGGGTGCCACAGACAGGACCTTCTGGGCGCTGACCCGCGCGCACCTGGTAAAATACCTGGCCTGAAAGGCTCGGAGCAAACGCCCGGCGAGGCGAAGAAAAAGACCAAAGGCGGCGGGAAGTCGGGCCGGCGCGGCCGGCCGCTGGGCACCACCAAGCTGGCCGGGTACAGAACCAGCACCGGGCGGCCCCTCGGCACCACCAGGGCCGCCGGGTTCAAGACGAGCCCGGGGAGGCCGCTCGGCACCACACGGGCCGCGGGGTACAAGGTCAGCCCCGGGCGACCCCCCGGCAGCATCAAGGGCCTGTCCCGTCTCAACAAACTGGcttacagcagcagctgcagcgcgGCGGCGTTCCCCTACCCTCTGCCGCACAAAGACATCCTCTGTGAACCTTCCTGCAAAGACAAGGCGGCCGCCGAGGACCGGCTCTGCACCGTCTCCACCTCACCCTGA